Below is a window of Virgibacillus sp. NKC19-3 DNA.
GAAATCACAATGAATGACTTCTAATTTCGTCGATTATCTTCTACTTTTGTCGCAAGGCAGGAATTGACCCATTCCATCAAGAAAAAATAGTGTGACATGGATTTTTGAAGGAGGAAGTTAAATGAGTCTACGTTCACTATTTGATATTAAACAAGATGTATTAATCGTAAGGCTATCCGGTGAGTTAGACCATCACGAAGCAGAAGCACTACGGGATAAATGGAAAAACATGATGCAATCGAATGATGTAAAACATGTAATATTAAACTTAGAGTCCATGACATTTATGGACTCCTCCGGGCTGGGAGTAGTACTGGGGAGATATAAGGAAGTTCTGCAGGTTGGAGGAGAAATGGTCGTTTGCTCCGTCTCACCACCTGTTAAACGATTATTCGAAATGTCAGGTTTATTTAAAATTGTTCGTTTAGAGGAGAACGAAGCATTTGCTTTAGAAACGTTGGGGGTGGCATCATGAAAAATGAAATGTTTTTGGAATTTTCCAGTGTTAGTCAAAATGAGTCATTTGCAAGAGTAACTGTAGGTGCATTTATCACCCAGTTAGATCCAACAATGGAAGAGTTAACAGAAATTAAAACCGTCGTTTCTGAAGCGGTAACGAATTCCATTATTCACGGATATAACAACGAAGCACATCATACCATTTCTATTTCCTGTCAGTTATTGGAAGGAGAAATCGAACTAACGATAAAAGATAATGGAATTGGAATTGGTAATGTTAATGAAGCCTTGCAGCCCTTATATACATCTAAACCTGAACTGGAAAGATCCGGAATGGGATTTACCATCATTGAAAACTTTATGGATACTGTAGAGGTTATATCACATCCTGGAGAAGGAACTACCGTAAATATGACAAAGCAATTAATGAATAGTAAAACGGTTAGTAAGTAGGTTCTGCCTATGGATGTGAATGTTAAAAACAATAGCCATAGTGAGGCATTAACGGATGAACAGGTGAAAGATTATATTTTTAGGAGTCAGCAAGGGGACAAAGAGGCAAGAAACGTACTGGTAGAAAAAAATGTACGTCTTGTATGGTCTGTTGTGCAACGGTTTATTAATAGAGGATATGACCCTGACGATCTATTTCAAATCGGGTGTATTGGGTTAATTAAATCCATTGATAAATTTGATCTGTCTTATGATGTTCGTTTTTCCACATATGCTGTTCCAATGATCATTGGAGAAATTCAGCGCTTTATTAGGGATGACGGCAGTGTGAAAGTGAGTCGTTCTTTAAAAGAAGTTGGTAATAAAATCCGTAAAAAGAAGGATGAATTAACAAAAAGCTATGGAAGGTCACCAACTGTAAATGAAATTGCTGATGCGCTTGAAATTTCAGCAGAAGAAGTGGTACATGCACAAGAAGCGTCTAAGTCACCACATTCCATTCATG
It encodes the following:
- the spoIIAA gene encoding anti-sigma F factor antagonist produces the protein MSLRSLFDIKQDVLIVRLSGELDHHEAEALRDKWKNMMQSNDVKHVILNLESMTFMDSSGLGVVLGRYKEVLQVGGEMVVCSVSPPVKRLFEMSGLFKIVRLEENEAFALETLGVAS
- the spoIIAB gene encoding anti-sigma F factor, with the translated sequence MKNEMFLEFSSVSQNESFARVTVGAFITQLDPTMEELTEIKTVVSEAVTNSIIHGYNNEAHHTISISCQLLEGEIELTIKDNGIGIGNVNEALQPLYTSKPELERSGMGFTIIENFMDTVEVISHPGEGTTVNMTKQLMNSKTVSK
- the sigF gene encoding RNA polymerase sporulation sigma factor SigF; protein product: MDVNVKNNSHSEALTDEQVKDYIFRSQQGDKEARNVLVEKNVRLVWSVVQRFINRGYDPDDLFQIGCIGLIKSIDKFDLSYDVRFSTYAVPMIIGEIQRFIRDDGSVKVSRSLKEVGNKIRKKKDELTKSYGRSPTVNEIADALEISAEEVVHAQEASKSPHSIHETVFENDGDPITLLDQIADQDTNWFDKLSLQEAIRGLNERERLIVYLRYYKDQTQTEVADRLGISQVQVSRLEKKILQDMKINMDL